A window of Argopecten irradians isolate NY chromosome 1, Ai_NY, whole genome shotgun sequence contains these coding sequences:
- the LOC138319363 gene encoding protein ELYS-like isoform X1 — protein MRPGTKPDTVSPLLPYQSGTIANIEAGLVIRGAPVCAGVSKDGGMSWVTRGPVVEVVSTKTRNCLASWTFGVKLKDTHTSIACVAPYKCNNSCKLLIGVNNSSSNGMLCVLDVSLSKVVKAIEIPHKVTYIEPVTAVGGDYVPVWALNQQLRQFYGIVAVGTEGGYVYLIDMCIDKEVDYSDEVMPNQLLFITPRSRDVQHRRIQAVSKGQQLCMVLDEEAQCQGEYQYRRCDGTVLKLLNTEDVRVTCLKYIPQTGNLVVGFNFGCFQLWKLHIPVLEYSSRFETDAASVTHIAYQEPENDPKNFCYLWMARDPSEQQDEGLSSTSLYQLAYNKKTWYSNYGAFYEDLTSVSLRFELDLTSTPLTLSNKSTASSRIVACYTLEDPNYSSPTRLGEDESFEESIHGPDLSLCVTVWECGDGQSALDTSHLAVFDMNRWYHAQMPASVRNVGSTMDTCPYLACLSLDDAADVTAPDSIIAVHIGTDGLRRFTNSSPMPPEQHFYPSSLAFEALIVTESGFVKATYLGSQRQVLANMNKMGPSILLNPKELYSLCVYMGLLPRPLDTSIHTPSLLEMREKLLSLALDHSMICFLTKCVQQWAAGEYVHVGCTLKFILDWAWDKVASMKNIIDTTCTSLYDWSGINLDQRSVQTLYQCLQKLKRLTSIFKVLMNKAAPTTEQGFVDLQNKLAVLTYITEHLQMVLWFVRVGLLPEHDDVKDTTDEQFVYPAPDLIHAYWSKRQELHKLHSDLGDTDLLMIDGLLSHMGPGVRNLWSREGGEGVYPPPSLNALLSIYLLDDMDLMAKHSVVLYLLMDLISIYRQEHHQQFVDKISQFSKTFSVPVNVVKQVQGFWLLDHKDFEEGLSMLLHPMVKNEMGSWQLTRIIKVLLYQDASKMALRYLSTAESSLKSPEEVKLKLTVLLANGLIAQALEYVRTYRDEANLEDLLFHLFHGCQQMKTIAKLLQLPLTDTEDHLLVKYLTQSSEPYSREVLVLHLLQRARYVEAIQLNEKLKQAVLTDVSCKARERLAARNAIVDGYMSILPEAQRKLIFENHNIAKNVPQTRKVMKPKPLSTTVTQSKGNRVVSQSSLFLEIVDKVKEVKVEEDILEKPDEEPVGPFVCTPITPKSMSRLSLPQYVTYLKANGDPGSKATPWQPAALTPFSSAKSPVTQFRRRSKIFGAELLNMLETPKVKKRTPVKKQPSLSTHATPQSILKVKKFLARSPSTQLSPSQTGIKDSNQSSMSKPFAKKLGFHDSSLPASPRTVSFIDTPKETPTAKSKHLKFSGVKVQRTMKGQSSPVSPPSPRSIKDRSPTPESISRSPKNYSRMDELRRPPLHDERKVSYPMDMEDDDITFKLNSSSVDMTHEEDDSTETFNTPRDGTDTTSEPTASPLGSVMEDMDRLPASPELSNPFTSLRDIPDSPLRLRHSPLVKNLPRSPTVKLSKSPIRGLYTPKYQQYEEESSKQTEVEPVVEPSVSSGDKEEPIEIDLTEEEPVVEPNVSSGEEEKIDLKDKEDMIIDDDKNESIDERVSSASKIINSSVSPSLNRLEADNLDSVPLPSERVNSERSRQRSLFAEADSSNMEVCDSVTQVGQIQQVSFSTELVPAKELEDPNEAQCSSSLNSNENANSLKDDAEKIPSGQVQRENKPLEIKIPEVDSVCAPSPKKSIRLSGGSEKDLPSTSQQPSAATKHTTRTPSISPKRLPKSASMSPKRSPRTRKEDIRDVTEQLVVEVSHTEVSESPSSARRSPRFTQQDDGSFSPTLSPRIPPTPPESGQDSPYKQQDRTRNTRSVSPTRTSTPTRKSTRKQELSIIEPDVTLDPVTPTRRSSRKHKEPVLKIDVGEEITVPTDDSSSKEPTTPTRRGRSKKTTDPGSTTHEPVTPTRQSRSRELTTPQESATPTRRSRRGKSHTDETQEEPVTPTRRSKAKSTSEVSSEVSAVPSKAVTPTRQTKRAKLSIDIPEVDPTPQEPTTPTRRGRRGVADNSVTELSAPQEPTTPTRRGRRGVSDNSVTELPAPQEPTTPTRRGRRGVSDDTVTELPAPQEPTTPTRRGRRGVSDNTVTELPAPQEPTTPTRRGRRGVSDNTVTELPAPQESTTPTRRGRRGVSDNNVTELPASQEPTTPTRRGRRGVSDNSVTELPASQEPTTPTRRGQKKTAKTESATSIPTTSTKTEDFVSGSSFTFSEPVSMDFKQTDEEEIKPSTTLKSFIFSPPITRSRESFYRSQSARKHSSGTLEPKSESFISSPASILVPAEPTPPPAPVPVKKEKKTTKRSKKKDDDESILLISPVAEEEPARRIVTRQRAKKVPSKTLTGFDAAKASLLRAKRKPVKL, from the exons ATGAGGCCAGGAACAAAACCAGATACTGTATCACCACTTCTACCTTACCAGAGTGGTACAATCGCTAACATTGAGGCTGGATTGGTGATCCGAGGAGCCCCTGTGTGTGCTGGTGTATCTAAAG ATGGTGGGATGTCCTGGGTTACGCGTGGACCTGTAGTGGAGGTTGTGAGCACAAAGACCAGGAATTGTTTGGCGTCATGGACATTTGGGGTCAAACTGAAGGATACCCATACCAGTATCGCCTGTGTGGCTCCGTACAAATGTAACAATAGCTGTAAACTGTTGATTGGGGTGAACAACTCTTCCAGCAATGGAATGCTGTGTGTGTTGGATGTCAGTCTGTCGAAAGTTGTCAAAGCCATAGAAATTCCTCacaag GTAACATACATTGAACCTGTGACAGCAGTAGGAGGTGATTATGTCCCTGTTTGGGCATTGAACCAACAGCTACGACAGTTCTATGGCATTGTAGCTGTCGGTACTGAAGGAGGATATGTATATCTGATAG ATATGTGTATTGATAAAGAGGTTGATTATTCTGATGAGGTGATGCCAAATCAACTCCTTTTTATAACGCCACGATCACGAGATGTCCAGCACCGCCGCATACAAGCTGTATCGAAGGGGCAGCAACTCTGCATGGTTCTTGATG aGGAAGCTCAGTGCCAGGGAGAATACCAGTATAGAAGGTGTGATGGAACGGTCCTAAAACTTTTAAACACAG AGGATGTTAGAGTGACCTGCCTGAAGTATATCCCACAGACTGGTAACTTGGTCGTGGGCTTCAACTTTGGCTGCTTCCAGCTGTGGAAACTACATATACCTGTGCTTGA GTACAGCAGTCGATTCGAGACTGATGCTGCCTCAGTGACCCACATAGCCTACCAGGAGCCAGAAAATGATCCCAAAAACTTCTGCTACCTCTGGATGGCCCGGGATCCATCCGAACAACA AGATGAAGGACTGTCCAGCACTTCTCTTTATCAGCTGGCATACAATAAGAAGACTTGGTATAGCAACTATGGAGCTTTCTATGAG GATTTGACATCGGTGAGTCTGCGATTTGAGCTGGATTTGACATCAACACCACTGACGCTAAGCAACAAGTCAACGGCATCAAGTCGAATCGTAGCTTGTTATACACTTGAGGACCCAAACTACAGCTCACCAACACGACTCGGTGAAGACGAGTCCTTTGAGGAAA GTATACATGGTCCAGACCTGAGTCTGTGTGTGACTGTGTGGGAGTGTGGAGATGGCCAGTCAGCCCTAGACACCAGTCACCTGGCTGTGTTTGACATGAATCGTTGGTATCATGCTCAGATGCCTGCAAGTGTTAG AAATGTAGGTTCGACCATGGACACCTGCCCTTATCTAGCCTGTCTGAGCCTGGACGATGCAGCTGATGTCACTGCACCGGACAGCATCATT GCGGTCCACATCGGCACAGATGGACTACGCAGGTTTACTAACAGCTCCCCAATGCCTCCAGAACAACATTTCTACCCGTCATCTCTGGCTTTTG AGGCACTAATAGTGACAGAGTCAGGATTTGTGAAGGCCACCTACCTGGGCAGCCAGCGACAG GTGCTGGCCAACATGAACAAGATGGGCCCGTCCATCCTACTGAACCCTAAGGAGCTGTACAGCCTGTGTGTATACATGGGGTTACTGCCTCGTCCCCTGGACACCTCCATACACACCCCATCATTG CTTGAGATGAGAGAAAAGCTTCTGTCCCTTGCACTAGACCACAGTATGATCTGTTTTCTTACCAAGTGTGTTCAGCAATGGGCTGCAGGGG AGTATGTACATGTCGGCTGTACCCTCAAGTTTATACTGGACTGGGCGTGGGATAAAGTGGCATCTATGAAAAACATCATAGACACCACAT GTACATCCCTCTATGACTGGTCAGGAATCAACCTTGACCAAAGGTCAGTCCAAACCCTGTACCAGTGTCTACAGAAGTTAAAGCGCTTGACCTCTATTTTCAAAGTTCTGATGAATAAAGCTGCCCCCACCACAGAACAAG GGTTTGTGGACCTCCAGAACAAGCTGGCAGTCCTTACCTACATCACAGAACATCTGCAAATGGTGCTCTGGTTTGTCAGGGTTGGACTGCTACCAGAACATGATG ATGTTAAAGACACAACAGACGAACAGTTCGTTTATCCAGCCCCTGACTTGATTCATGCTTACTGGAGTAAACGACAGGAGTTGCACAAATTACACAG TGATCTTGGGGACACAGACCTTCTTATGATTGACGGCCTTCTGTCACATATGGGCCCGGGAGTTAGGAATCTTTGGAGTCGAGAGGGAGGAGAAGGTGTCTATCCACCGCCTAGTTTAAAT GCCTTACTTAGTATATACTTGTTGGATGACATGGATCTCATGGCCAAACACAGTGTTGTCCTGTACCTCCTCATGGACCTCATCTCTATTTATCGTCAGGAACATCATCAACAG TTTGTGGACAAAATCAGCCAATTCTCCAAAACTTTTTCTGTACCTGTGAATGTAGTGAAACAAGTACAGGGATTCTGGTTACTGGATCACAAAGACTTTGAG GAAGGTCTGTCAATGCTGCTGCATCCAATGGTTAAGAATGAGATGGGTAGCTGGCAGCTGACTAGGATTATCAAAGTCTTACTCTACCAAGATGCCAGCAAGATGGCCTTACGCTACCTCAGTACCGCTGAGTCGTCTCTAAAATCCCCGGAGGAAGTAAAGTTAAAGCTCACAGTGCTACTTGCCAATGG ACTGATTGCACAGGCACTGGAATATGTACGGACATACAGAGACGAGGCCAATTTGGAGGATTTACTTTTCCATCTGTTCCATGGCTGTCAACAAA TGAAAACCATTGCCAAACTCCTACAGTTACCGCTGACTGATACAGAAGACCATCTCCTGGTAAAGTACCTGACACAAAGTTCGGAGCCTTATTCTCGGGAGGTGCTTGTACTCCACCTCCTCCAACGGGCGCGCTATGTAGAAGCCATTCAACTTAACGAGAAGCTCAAACAGGCAGTGCTT ACGGATGTGAGTTGTAAAGCACGAGAAAGACTTGCAGCAAGAAATGCAATAGTGGACGGATATATGTCTATACTGCCAGAAGCCCAGAGGAAACTCATCTTTGAAAATCATAACATTGCAAAGAATGTGCCACAGACACGAAAAG tgATGAAACCAAAGCCGCTATCCACGACAGTAACTCAGTCTAAAGGAAATCGTGTTGTATCTCAGTCATCTTTGTTCCTTGAGATTGTTGACAAAGTAAAGGAGGTGAAAGTGGAAGAGGACATTCTGGAAAA ACCAGATGAAGAACCTGTCGGACCATTTGTTTGTACCCCAATCACACCCAAGTCAATGTCCAGACTCAG CCTACCACAGTATGTGACCTATCTTAAGGCCAATGGTGACCCAGGATCCAAGGCCACACCCTGGCAACCTGCTGCTCTGACCCCATTCTCTAGTGCTAAGAGCCCAGTCACACAGTTTAGAAG GAGATCCAAGATATTTGGAGCAGAATTATTAAACATGTTGGAGACCCCAAAAGTAAAAAAGCGGACACCTGTGAAAAAGCAGCCATCGCTCTCTACTCATGCCACGCCTCAATCCATATTGAAGGTGAAGAAGTTCCTCGCGAGGTCTCCATCCACTCAGTTATCCCCATCACAAACTGGCATAAAGG ACTCCAATCAGTCATCCATGTCGAAGCCGTTTGCCAAAAAGTTGGGGTTCCACGACTCATCGTTGCCAGCCTCTCCCAGAACTGTCTCTTTTATTGATACCCCCAAGGAAACACCTACAGCCAAGTCTAAACATCTAAAGTTCTCGGGGGTCAAGGTTCAAAGGACTAtgaaaggtcaaagttcacctgTGTCACCACCCAGTCCTAGATCAATTAAAGATCGCAGTCCAACCCCAGAGAG CATTTCCCGATCACCCAAGAACTACAGTCGTATGGATGAGTTACGCCGCCCCCCTCTACACGATGAGAGGAAGGTGTCTTATCCAATGGATATGGAAGATGATGACATCACCTTCAAGTTAAATTCATCATCTGTTG ATATGACCCATGAGGAGGATGATAGTACAGAAACCTTTAACACCCCAAGAGATGGTACAGACACTACATCCGAGCCTACAGCTTCTCCACTGGGAAGTGTAATGGAGGACATGGACAGGCTTCCTGCCTCCCCAGAACTATCAAATCCCTTTACTTCACTTAGAGACATTCCGGACAGCCCCCTTAGGCTACGACACAGTCCATTAGTGAAAAATCTGCCCCGTTCACCAACTGTGAAACTTTCTAAGTCACCGATTCGGGGTCTTTATACCCCTAAATATCAGCAGTATGAAGAGGAGTCCAGCAAGCAGACGGAGGTGGAACCTGTTGTAGAGCCAAGTGTATCATCAGGAGACAAAGAAGAACCCATAGAGATTGATCTAACAGAGGAAGAACCTGTGGTAGAGCCAAATGTATCATCAGGAGAGGAAGAGAAGATTGATTTAAAGGATAAAGAAGACATGATAATAGATGATGATAAAAATGAATCTATCGATGAGCGTGTGAGCAGCGCCAGTAAGATCATTAACAGTAGTGTATCTCCCTCTTTGAACCGATTAGAAGCTGATAATTTAGATTCTGTACCTCTGCCCTCTGAGAGGGTTAATTCTGAGAGGTCTCGTCAACGTTCCTTGTTTGCCGAGGCTGACAGCAGTAACATGGAGGTGTGTGATTCTGTGACTCAAGTGGGGCAGATCCAACAAGTGTCATTCAGCACGGAGCTAGTTCCAGCCAAGGAACTGGAAGATCCAAATGAAGCTCAGTGTTCATCTAGCTTAAACAGTAATGAGAATGCAAATTCACTGAAGGATGACGCAGAGAAAATCCCATCAGGTCAGGTGCAGAGGGAAAATAAACCCCTGGAAATAAAGATACCTGAGGTCGATTCTGTGTGTGCTCCTTCTCCAAAGAAATCTATACGTCTGTCTGGAGGTAGTGAGAAAGACCTCCCGTCAACTAGTCAACAACCTTCAGCTGCAACAAAACATACCACAAGAACTCCCTCAATATCACCCAAAAGACTGCCCAAAAGTGCCTCTATGTCACCCAAGCGCTCACCAAGGACTCGTAAGGAAGATATCAGAGATGTGACCGAGCAGCTTGTGGTTGAAGTAAGCCACACAGAGGTATCCGAGAGCCCCTCATCTGCCAGGCGATCACCTCGTTTTACACAACAG GATGATGGAAGCTTCAGTCCGACCTTGTCTCCAAGGATACCACCGACCCCACCAGAGTCAGGACAGGACTCGCCATACAAACAACAGGACAGG ACAAGAAATACCAGATCTGTTAGTCCAACACGTACATCAACACCCACCAGAAAATCTACTCGTAAACAAGAACTATCAATAATAGAGCCTGATGTTACTTTGGATCCTGTGACACCAACTCGACGTTCATCTCGTAAACATAAAGAACCAGTGCTAAAAATTGATGTTGGTGAGGAAATCACTGTTCCTACTGATGATTCTTCATCTAAGGAGCCAACAACACCAACACGACGTGGCCGTTCAAAGAAAACAACTGACCCTGGTTCTACTACCCATGAGCCTGTAACACCCACTAGACAAAGCCGATCTAGGGAATTAACGACACCTCAGGAATCGGCCACACCCACAAGGCGAAGTCGACGAGGTAAATCACATACAGATGAAACACAAGAGGAGCCAGTTACACCAACGAGACGGTCAAAGGCTAAATCTACATCAGAGGTCAGCTCGGAGGTGTCTGCTGTTCCTAGTAAGGCAGTAACTCCTACAAGGCAGACAAAACGGGCCAAACTTTCCATAGATATTCCAGAagttgaccccacccctcaggagCCAACCACGCCCACAAGGCGGGGACGAAGAGGCGTTGCTGATAATAGTGTCACAGAACTAAGTGCTCCTCAGGAGCCAACCACGCCCACAAGGCGGGGACGAAGAGGCGTTTCTGATAATAGTGTCACAGAACTGCCTGCCCCTCAGGAGCCAACTACGCCCACAAGGCGGGGTCGAAGAGGCGTTTCTGATGATACTGTTACAGAACTGCCTGCCCCTCAGGAGCCAACCACGCCCACAAGGCGGGGACGAAGAGGCGTTTCTGATAATACTGTTACAGAACTGCCTGCCCCTCAGGAGCCAACCACGCCCACAAGGCGGGGACGAAGAGGCGTTTCTGATAATACTGTTACAGAACTGCCTGCCCCTCAGGAATCAACCACGCCCACAAGGCGGGGACGAAGAGGCGTTTCTGATAATAATGTCACAGAACTGCCTGCCTCTCAGGAGCCAACCACGCCCACAAGGCGGGGACGAAGAGGCGTTTCTGATAATAGTGTCACAGAACTGCCTGCCTCTCAGGAGCCAACCACGCCCACAAGAAGGGGTCAAAAGAAAACAGCCAAGACTGAGTCTGCAACAAGCATTCCAACTACATCTACTAAAACTGAAG ACTTTGTGTCAGGCAGCTCGTTCACCTTCTCAGAACCTGTGTCAATGGACTtcaaacaaa CAGATGAGGAGGAGATTAAGCCTTCAACAACATTAAAGTCCTTCATATTTTCACCGCCGATAACAAGATCTCGGGAGAGTTTCTACAGGTCTCAGTCTGCCAGGAAACACAGCAGTGGGACGCTAGAGCCAAAGTCTGAATCGTTCATCTCATCTCCAGCCTCTATACTTGTCCCTGCTGAACCAACTCCCCCACCAGCCCCTGTACCTGTGAAGAAGGAGAAGAAAACCACCAAGAGAAG CAAGAAGAAAGACGATGATGAGAGCATATTGCTAATAAGTCCTGTTGCAGAGGAGGAGCCAGCCCGCCGGATTGTTACACGCCAACGAGCAAAGAAAGTTCCATCAAAGACACTCACAGGATTTGATGCTGCCAAGGCGTCACTACTCCGCGCCAAAAGAAAACCTGTCAAACTGTGA